A single region of the Oryzias latipes chromosome 21, ASM223467v1 genome encodes:
- the LOC111946749 gene encoding collagen alpha-3(VI) chain-like isoform X2 produces MKTFVQQVVETLNVGQNTDRVSVVQYSQNPETNFALNTYMTKQDVLVAVKNLTHKGGGPRNTGAALDYVRTNAFSELSGSRHQKGAPQIVLLLSGGRSQDNVATAAVSLKQNKVVTFCVGTRTADIIELQMIAHNPSYAFSVLAFDDVGSIQQQLVSLVKRVPQQQQQVKPEEVRGSMEQIVPTQRDIVFLLDSSDEMRSNFKTVIGFVERILEKLNVEENKDQVSVVQYSNEPTAEFFLNTHKTKQSVTDNVQALRHKGGRPLNTGAALSYVKDEIFASSSGSRRQQGVPQILILLTGGPSRDEIRDAVVNLKDVGVNTFVVGIKNADILEMQSVSQEPTKAFLVADSSSLTDIEQKLILAIGKSESPVNTSGSRGKNCFNANAQFDTLPASQMNIMQHHQ; encoded by the exons ATGAAAACCTTTGTCCAACAGGTTGTGGAAACACTCAATGTTGGCCAAAACACAGACCGTGTTTCTGTGGTTCAGTACAGCCAAAACCCAGAAACAAATTTTGCTCTCAACACCTACATGACAAAACAAGATGTTCTTGTTGCAGTCAAGAACTTGACTCACAAAGGAGGTGGGCCTCGTAATACTGGTGCAGCCCTTGATTACGTGAGGACTAACGCTTTCTCAGAGTTGTCGGGGAGCAGACACCAAAAAGGTGCACCCCAGATTGTGCTTCTGCTCAGTGGGGGACGGTCTCAAGATAATGTTGCAACTGCAGCTGTATCCTTAAAACAGAACAAGGTTGTTACATTCTGTGTGGGTACAAGAACAGCAGACATAATTGAGCTTCAGATGATTGCACATAATCCCTCTTACGCTTTTTCTGTGCTGGCATTTGATGATGTTGGAAGCATTCAACAGCAACTTGTGTCATTGGTAAAAAGGGTGccacaacagcaacaacaagtAAAGCCAGAAGAAGTGCGAG gtTCCATGGAGCAAATAGTACCCACTCAGAGagacattgtgtttttattggattCTTCTGATGAAATGAGGAGCAATTTTAAGACTGTAATTGGATTTGTTGAGAGAATACTAGAGAAACTCAATGTGGAAGAGAACAAAGATCAAGTTTCAGTTGTTCAGTACAGCAATGAGCCTACTGCTGAATTCTTTCTGAATACtcacaaaacaaagcagagtGTTACTGACAATGTTCAAGCTCTCAGACATAAAGGAGGCAGACCCCTAAACACTGGAGCAGCCCTTAGTTACGTcaaagatgagatttttgcgtCTTCATCTGGTAGTAGGCGCCAGCAGGGTGTTCCACAAATTCTCATTCTCCTTACTGGTGGACCATCAAGAGATGAGATCAGAGATGCTGTGGTAAATTTGAAAGATGTTGGTGTAAACACCTTTGTGGTGGGAATCAAGAATGCAGATATTCTTGAGATGCAGTCTGTTTCACAGGAACCTACCAAAGCGTTCCTTGTAGCAGATTCCAGCAGCCTGACAGACATTGAGCAGAAATTAATTTTAGCCATTGGAAAGAGTGAAAGCCCGGTGAATACATCCGGATCACGTGGTAAGAATTGCTTTAATGCAAATGCACAATTTGATACTCTGCCAGCCAGTCAAATGAATATCATGCAACATCATCAATAG
- the LOC111946749 gene encoding collagen alpha-3(VI) chain-like isoform X1 yields the protein MKTFVQQVVETLNVGQNTDRVSVVQYSQNPETNFALNTYMTKQDVLVAVKNLTHKGGGPRNTGAALDYVRTNAFSELSGSRHQKGAPQIVLLLSGGRSQDNVATAAVSLKQNKVVTFCVGTRTADIIELQMIAHNPSYAFSVLAFDDVGSIQQQLVSLVKRVPQQQQQVKPEEVRGSMEQIVPTQRDIVFLLDSSDEMRSNFKTVIGFVERILEKLNVEENKDQVSVVQYSNEPTAEFFLNTHKTKQSVTDNVQALRHKGGRPLNTGAALSYVKDEIFASSSGSRRQQGVPQILILLTGGPSRDEIRDAVVNLKDVGVNTFVVGIKNADILEMQSVSQEPTKAFLVADSSSLTDIEQKLILAIGKSESPVNTSGSRDSKRRDVVFLLDGSDDSQQRFPDITDFVERIVRDLDIDVNGDHVAVAQYSNSAEINFNLNRYVTEKDVLEAVQSLSHKGGYPNNIGAALKYVREHAFSPESGSRLKEGVPQILILLSGDRSRDDIRTPVKMIKETGIMVISIGTTDADTLELQTISKEPKYALSVTDYEELTTVLQDVLSLLKETSNPIVQMGNTTRFGKFCYFTCLHMLV from the exons ATGAAAACCTTTGTCCAACAGGTTGTGGAAACACTCAATGTTGGCCAAAACACAGACCGTGTTTCTGTGGTTCAGTACAGCCAAAACCCAGAAACAAATTTTGCTCTCAACACCTACATGACAAAACAAGATGTTCTTGTTGCAGTCAAGAACTTGACTCACAAAGGAGGTGGGCCTCGTAATACTGGTGCAGCCCTTGATTACGTGAGGACTAACGCTTTCTCAGAGTTGTCGGGGAGCAGACACCAAAAAGGTGCACCCCAGATTGTGCTTCTGCTCAGTGGGGGACGGTCTCAAGATAATGTTGCAACTGCAGCTGTATCCTTAAAACAGAACAAGGTTGTTACATTCTGTGTGGGTACAAGAACAGCAGACATAATTGAGCTTCAGATGATTGCACATAATCCCTCTTACGCTTTTTCTGTGCTGGCATTTGATGATGTTGGAAGCATTCAACAGCAACTTGTGTCATTGGTAAAAAGGGTGccacaacagcaacaacaagtAAAGCCAGAAGAAGTGCGAG gtTCCATGGAGCAAATAGTACCCACTCAGAGagacattgtgtttttattggattCTTCTGATGAAATGAGGAGCAATTTTAAGACTGTAATTGGATTTGTTGAGAGAATACTAGAGAAACTCAATGTGGAAGAGAACAAAGATCAAGTTTCAGTTGTTCAGTACAGCAATGAGCCTACTGCTGAATTCTTTCTGAATACtcacaaaacaaagcagagtGTTACTGACAATGTTCAAGCTCTCAGACATAAAGGAGGCAGACCCCTAAACACTGGAGCAGCCCTTAGTTACGTcaaagatgagatttttgcgtCTTCATCTGGTAGTAGGCGCCAGCAGGGTGTTCCACAAATTCTCATTCTCCTTACTGGTGGACCATCAAGAGATGAGATCAGAGATGCTGTGGTAAATTTGAAAGATGTTGGTGTAAACACCTTTGTGGTGGGAATCAAGAATGCAGATATTCTTGAGATGCAGTCTGTTTCACAGGAACCTACCAAAGCGTTCCTTGTAGCAGATTCCAGCAGCCTGACAGACATTGAGCAGAAATTAATTTTAGCCATTGGAAAGAGTGAAAGCCCGGTGAATACATCCGGATCACGTG ATTCCAAGAGAagagatgttgtttttttgcttgatGGTTCAGATGACTCCCAGCAAAGATTCCCAGATATAACTGACTTTGTTGAAAGAATTGTAAGGGACCTTGACATTGATGTAAATGGAGACCATGTGGCTGTGGCTCAGTACAGCAACTCAGCAGAGATCAATTTTAATTTGAATCGTTACGTAACAGAGAAGGATGTTCTTGAAGCAGTTCAAAGTCTGAGTCACAAAGGAGGATATCCCAACAATATCGGAGCAGCTCTCAAGTATGTGCGTGAGCATGCATTTAGTCCAGAATCTGGAAGTAGACTTAAAGAAGGAGTTCCACAAATACTAATATTACTCAGTGGGGATCGATCTAGGGATGATATAAGAACCCCAgtgaaaatgataaaagaaactGGAATTATGGTGATTTCTATTGGAACAACAGATGCCGATACACTTGAATTACAGACAATATCCAAAGAACCAAAGTATGCACTCTCTGTTACTGACTATGAAGAACTCACTACTGTTCTGCAGGATGTGCTATCACTGTTAAAAGAAACCTCTAACCCTATTGTTCAAATGGGAAATACAACAAGGTTTGGTAAGTTTTGCTACTTTACATGTTTACACATGCTTGTTTGA
- the LOC105356733 gene encoding collagen alpha-3(VI) chain-like, with translation MRRFRLMPFCALLGVLFGGLFPKVNAQGANSVPNQDIIFLIDTTMGPGFINGVRSFIRQFITAIPIGPDTVQVGIARFNSNPALLMDLNTYATKDSLISALSTIKPSSEPTINIGKALDFVRENMLDPDKGSRILQRVPQVVMLFTSKASTDSVEKPVKDLKDMGVLTTAVGFKSADERELQKIAVSDEVVFMHKEIRLLLKNSKQIINTLSTFPGQNLVEEPTEKEEITTVQTKKVVRDIVFLVDGSSYVGDGNLPYVRDFMINTVNQLEIRPDRVQIGLLQFAEQPRIEFYLNSFRNRQAVVNKISQMRLLGGSVLNVGAAVTYALENMFQASTGSRKSEGAHQVLVIVTGAPGGDQLSTLGDTLALEKILTFTVTSGQANTDAWQRVAFIPDLAYHSEDFSKLPEVADTIIDQLTSVVGTVEDVVVPETGIVGDERDVAFLIDGTDSVRADFSYIRDFIISVIEPLDIGIDKVRISVVQHSERPAPNFYLNTYKTKEEVLRAINEMTPAGGRSLNTGSALKFMKDTILSEPNGSRSALNVPQFLIVLAADRSVDNVKQPASDLKKEGVVPFGVGVKNADPEQIKTISQNPSLAFTVKEFSELSNIPNKINYYVALPQKELDKAIEQAQTDAIKRDIVFLLDDSDNTKDGFSAIKHFVKNIVETLYVDENHDRVSVVQFADGPRVIFYLSTHKTKGDYINAIDGMKHKGGRRVNIGAALQFVRHRVFTSSTGSRRLEGVPQILILLSSKPSSDNVRGPASSLKEHEIVSVGVGVGDANLAELELIAFKPGFTHKVSEFSKLLTLHSKIVDALKIQRDEESTSVGIFDFVGKSLINSLIEFVLILFSSH, from the exons ATGAGGAGGTTTCGGCTGATGCCTTTCTGTGCCCTCCTGGGGGTTCTATTTGGGGGACTCTTTCCTAAAGTGAATGCTCAAGGTG cAAACAGTGTTCCAAACCAAGACATCATTTTCCTGATTGACACTACCATGGGTCCAGGATTCATCAATGGCGTGAGATCGTTCATCAGGCAGTTTATCACCGCAATACCAATTGGGCCAGATACTGTCCAAGTTGGCATTGCCAGGTTCAACTCTAACCCAGCGCTGCTGATGGACCTCAACACCTATGCAACCAAGGACTCTTTAATTTCTGCTCTGTCAACTATCAAGCCAAGTTCAGAACCTACCATCAATATTGGAAAAGCTCTGGACTTTGTGCGTGAGAATATGCTGGACCCCGATAAGGGCAGTCGTATACTGCAGAGGGTGCCCCAGGTTGTGATGCTGTTCACCAGTAAAGCATCCACGGACAGTGTGGAAAAACCTGTTAAGGACCTAAAGGACATGGGAGTGCTGACTACGGCTGTAGGCTTTAAAAGTGCTGATGAAAGGGAGCTGCAAAAGATTGCAGTTTCTGATGAAGTTGTATTTATGCACAAGGAAATACGGCTGCTGCTTAAAAACTctaaacaaataattaatacGCTTTCCACATTTCCTGGACAAAATTTGGTAGAAGAACCCACAGAAAAAG AGGAGATAACCACAGTGCAGACAAAGAAAGTGGTCCGAGACATCGTTTTCCTTGTGGATGGTTCGTCCTATGTGGGAGATGGTAACCTGCCGTATGTGAGGGACTTCATGATCAACACTGTCAACCAGCTGGAAATACGCCCTGACCGAGTCCAAATTGGTCTCCTACAGTTTGCTGAACAGCCTAGGATAGAGTTTTACTTGAACAGCTTTCGGAACAGACAAGCAGTTGTGAATAAAATCTCTCAAATGAGGCTGCTTGGAGGCTCTGTTTTGAacgttggtgctgctgttacaTATGCTCTGGAAAACATGTTCCAGGCATCAACAGGGTCACGTAAAAGTGAGGGAGCCCATCAAGTGTTGGTGATTGTCACAGGTGCCCCAGGTGGAGATCAGCTGTCCACTTTAGGGGATACATTGGCTCTGGAGAAAATATTGACCTTTACAGTCACTTCTGGACAAGCAAATACAGACGCATGGCAAAGAGTTGCATTTATTCCAGACTTGGCTTACCACAGTGAAGACTTCTCAAAGCTACCTGAAGTGGCTGACACCATCATTGATCAGCTAACATCAGTTGTTGGGACTGTAGAAG aTGTTGTGGTTCCTGAAACTGGCATTGTGGGAGATGAAAGAGATGTTGCATTCCTCATCGATGGGACGGACAGCGTTCGAGCAGATTTTTCTTACATTCGAGACTTTATCATTAGCGTGATTGAACCTCTTGACATTGGAATTGACAAAGTTCGGATTTCAGTCGTTCAACACAGTGAAAGACCAGCTCCAAATTTTTACCTGAACACCTATAAAACCAAAGAAGAGGTATTGAGAGCCATCAACGAGATGACGCCGGCTGGTGGACGTAGTTTAAACACAGGGTCGGCCTTAAAGTTCATGAAGGACACAATCCTATCAGAGCCCAATGGCAGCCGGTCTGCTCTGAATGTCCCTCAGTTTCTTATAGTTTTGGCTGCTGACAGATCTGTTGACAACGTTAAACAACCGGCAAGTGATCTGAAGAAAGAGGGAGTTGTACCATTTGGAGTTGGTGTCAAAAATGCGGATCCAGagcaaataaaaactatttcacAAAATCCTTCACTCGCCTTCACTGTGAAAGAATTCAGCGAACTCAGCAACATACCAAATAAAATCAACTACTATGTGGCCCTTCCACAAAAGGAGCTGGATAAAGCCATTGAGCAAG CACAAACTGATGCCATAAAAAGAGATATTGTTTTCTTACTGGATGATTCTGATAATACCAAAGATGGATTCTCAGCTATAAAACACTTTGTCAAAAACATAGTGGAAACCCTCTATGTTGATGAAAACCATGACAGAGTGTCTGTTGTTCAGTTTGCCGATGGCCCTAGGGTCATCTTTTACCTAAGCACTCATAAAACAAAGGGTGACTACATAAACGCCATTGACGGTATGAAGCACAAAGGTGGGAGGCGTGTCAACATTGGTGCAGCTCTCCAGTTTGTGAGGCACAGAGTCTTCACTTCCTCCACTGGAAGTAGGAGATTGGAAGGAGTGCCCCAGATCTTAATTCTTCTGAGCAGCAAACCATCATCTGACAATGTGAGAGGACCAGCCTCTTCTCTTAAAGAGCATGAAATTGTTTCAGTGGGTGTTGGAGTGGGAGATGCCAACCTTGCAGAGTTGGAGCTGATTGCATTTAAACCCGGTTTTACCCACAAAGTGTCAGAATTCTCCAAACTGCTTACACTTCATTCCAAAATAGTTGATGCCCTAAAGATACAGAGAGATGAGGAAAGCACCTCAGTGGGAATCTTTGACTTCGTAGGTAAGAGTCTCATTAACAGTTTGATTGAATTtgtcttaattttgttttcatcacactaa